A segment of the Campylobacter vulpis genome:
AAACTTTCTTTAGGTTATGATGAGTTGGTATTAAAAGAAGTAAGTTTTGCTTTTAAAAATGATGATTTTATTTTTATCACGGGCAAGAGTGGAAGTGGTAAAAGCACACTTTTAAAGTCTTTTTATGGAGATTTAGAGCTGCTTTCAGGGCAGCTTGAAGTGTGTGGGGCAAGTATGAGAAAGATAGGAAATTTAGAGCTTTTAAAGCTGCGTCAAAGGATAGGAATTATCTTTCAAGATTATAAACTCATACAAGAATATAGCATAGAAAAAAATGTGATGCTTCCCTTAATGATTAAGGGTTATTCTAAAAAAATTTGCCAAGAACAAGCGGCTAAACTTTTAAAACATGTGAATTTGACCTTTAAAGCTGATAAAAAGCCTGACCAGCTTTCAGGTGGTGAGCAGCAAAGAGTGGCTATGGCTAGGGCTTTAGCACATAATCCTAAACTTTTGCTTTGTGATGAACCAACGGGGAATTTGGACGAGTATTCCTCTGATATTATTTGGACTCTTTTAAAGTCTGCTCGTGAGCTTTTGGGCACTTGTGTTGTGGTTGTAACGCATAGAATTCCTAGTAATTTAAGATTAAATTACAGAAGATTTAATATAGAAAATGGAAAAATGAATGAAATTTTTTAGAACGCACTTATCTTTGATTTTACCTTTGCTTTTTATGATGTTTGCTTTTGAGTTTATTTTATTTTCTAATGCAACGCTAAATCACTATGAAAAAGTTGTCAATAAAGACTATAATATCATCGTTACAAGTAGTGTAAGTCTTGATGAAAATATACTTAAAACAAAACTAAATAGCTTTGTTTCTTTTGAACTTTTGGATCCTAAAAATTTGATTGAAAGGCTTAAAAATGACATTTCGGATAAGAATTTAAAGCTTTTGCGTGATTCTTTGCCGAAATTTTATAGTATTAAACTTAATTATTTGCCAACTCAAAGCGAATTAAGTGATGTAGAAAATCAGCTTTTAAGTATTAAGGGTATTAGTAAGGTCGAAACCTTTGCTAAAACGCATAATAAGGTCTATTCTCTTCTTGTTTTAATGAAATTTATTTTTTGGTTTTTTCTAGTAATTATTATTTTGCTAAGTTTTATACTTTTCTTAAAACAAATGCGAATTTGGCTTTATGAGCATACACAAAGAGTGGAGATAATGTGTCTTTTTGGAGCTCCTTTTTGGTTTCGCTCTTTTATGCTTTATAAGGTGGTGATAGTAGATTGCCTAATTGCTTTTATAATTTTACTTATCTTTTTTACGCAAATTTATCATTTTTCTTTAATACAAGAGAGTTTGAAAGCTGTG
Coding sequences within it:
- a CDS encoding cell division ATP-binding protein FtsE, whose translation is MANLIEAKKLSLGYDELVLKEVSFAFKNDDFIFITGKSGSGKSTLLKSFYGDLELLSGQLEVCGASMRKIGNLELLKLRQRIGIIFQDYKLIQEYSIEKNVMLPLMIKGYSKKICQEQAAKLLKHVNLTFKADKKPDQLSGGEQQRVAMARALAHNPKLLLCDEPTGNLDEYSSDIIWTLLKSARELLGTCVVVVTHRIPSNLRLNYRRFNIENGKMNEIF
- a CDS encoding ABC transporter permease produces the protein MKFFRTHLSLILPLLFMMFAFEFILFSNATLNHYEKVVNKDYNIIVTSSVSLDENILKTKLNSFVSFELLDPKNLIERLKNDISDKNLKLLRDSLPKFYSIKLNYLPTQSELSDVENQLLSIKGISKVETFAKTHNKVYSLLVLMKFIFWFFLVIIILLSFILFLKQMRIWLYEHTQRVEIMCLFGAPFWFRSFMLYKVVIVDCLIAFIILLIFFTQIYHFSLIQESLKAVDISLPEINFVLHLSLIFLGTLAVCLLCVNFVMFKVKK